One window of the Mycobacterium sp. SVM_VP21 genome contains the following:
- the murD gene encoding UDP-N-acetylmuramoyl-L-alanine--D-glutamate ligase gives MTPEPGLGMLSAGARVLVAGAGITGRAIVKALTPFGLDVTLCDDNAAALGAYSEVTTCSPTEAAAQISGYTLLVTSPGFGPDTPVLAAAAAAGVPIWGDVELAWRLDVAGHYGPPRRWLVVTGTNGKTTTTSMLHAMLSAAGRRAQLCGNIGSPVLDVLGEPAGGSARLDGGERKLGPPHESELLAVELSSFQLHWAPSLRPEAGAVLNIAEDHLDWHGSMAAYTADKARALAGRVAVVGMDDAHAAALRDTAPAPVKVGFRLGEPEPGELGVIDGMLVDRAFVAEGADEVALAPAASIPVPGPVGILDALAAAALARSVDVPPQAIAEALASFQVGRHRAELVVVDGGVSYVDDSKATNPHAAEASVLAHPRVIWVAGGLLKGAAIAPTVARIAPHLAGAVLIGRDRGEVAKALSRHAPDVPVVHVVAGEDIDMGDTAVSPVTHVKRVADGSDETLGSRVMTAVVAAARDLARPGDTVLLAPAGASFDQFSGYGARGDAFAAAARSAAGSV, from the coding sequence ATGACGCCCGAACCGGGGCTGGGCATGCTGTCCGCCGGCGCGCGGGTGCTCGTCGCCGGGGCCGGCATCACCGGCCGTGCCATCGTGAAGGCGTTGACGCCCTTCGGGCTGGACGTGACGCTGTGCGACGACAACGCGGCCGCTCTGGGCGCCTATTCCGAGGTCACGACCTGCAGCCCGACGGAAGCCGCAGCGCAGATCAGCGGCTACACGTTGCTGGTCACCAGCCCCGGATTCGGCCCGGACACACCGGTATTGGCCGCGGCCGCGGCGGCCGGGGTGCCGATCTGGGGTGACGTGGAGCTGGCTTGGCGCCTCGACGTCGCGGGTCACTACGGGCCGCCGCGGCGCTGGCTCGTGGTGACCGGCACCAACGGCAAGACCACGACCACCTCGATGCTGCACGCCATGTTGTCTGCCGCGGGCCGGCGTGCCCAGTTGTGCGGCAACATCGGCAGCCCCGTGCTGGACGTGCTGGGGGAGCCAGCCGGCGGTTCAGCGAGGCTCGACGGAGGAGAGCGGAAGCTAGGACCGCCGCATGAATCCGAACTGCTGGCCGTCGAGCTGTCCAGCTTCCAGCTGCACTGGGCCCCGTCGCTGCGCCCCGAGGCCGGCGCGGTGCTCAATATCGCCGAGGACCACCTGGACTGGCACGGCAGTATGGCCGCCTACACCGCCGACAAGGCCCGCGCGCTGGCCGGCCGGGTGGCGGTGGTCGGGATGGACGACGCGCATGCCGCGGCGCTGCGCGACACCGCGCCCGCCCCGGTCAAGGTGGGTTTCCGGCTCGGCGAACCGGAACCCGGTGAGCTCGGCGTGATCGACGGCATGTTGGTGGACCGGGCCTTTGTGGCGGAGGGGGCCGACGAGGTCGCGCTGGCCCCGGCGGCGTCGATACCGGTGCCCGGCCCGGTCGGGATCCTCGACGCGCTGGCGGCGGCCGCGCTGGCCCGCAGCGTCGACGTGCCCCCGCAGGCGATCGCCGAGGCGCTGGCGTCGTTCCAGGTCGGGCGGCATCGCGCTGAACTGGTCGTGGTCGATGGCGGGGTCAGCTACGTCGACGACTCCAAGGCCACCAACCCGCACGCGGCTGAAGCGTCGGTGCTGGCCCACCCGCGGGTGATCTGGGTGGCCGGCGGACTGCTCAAGGGCGCCGCGATCGCCCCGACCGTCGCCAGAATTGCCCCTCACCTGGCCGGGGCCGTGCTGATCGGCCGAGATCGCGGCGAGGTTGCCAAGGCGTTATCACGACACGCACCGGATGTCCCCGTCGTCCACGTTGTGGCGGGCGAGGATATTGATATGGGTGATACTGCTGTGTCTCCAGTTACTCATGTGAAGCGAGTAGCTGATGGGTCTGATGAGACGCTCGGCTCACGGGTGATGACCGCGGTGGTGGCCGCCGCCCGCGACCTGGCCCGGCCCGGTGACACGGTGCTGCTGGCTCCGGCGGGGGCATCCTTCGACCAGTTCTCCGGCTACGGCGCCCGGGGCGACGCGTTCGCCGCCGCTGCGCGTTCCGCGGCGGGATCGGTGTGA
- the mraY gene encoding phospho-N-acetylmuramoyl-pentapeptide-transferase → MIMILIAAGVALLVAILLTPVLIRVFTKQGFGQEIREDGPASHQSKRGTPSMGGVAIVAGIWAGYLAAELAGLVFYGTGPTASGLLVLGLATALGGVGFLDDLIKIRRSRNLGLNKTAKTVGQVTAATLFGLLVLCFRNSSGLTPGSLQLSYVRDIATVTLPAAVFVLFVILIVSAWSNAVNFTDGLDGLAAGSMAMVSAAYVLITVMQHRNACAIAPGLGCYNVRDPLDLALIAAATAGACIGFLWWNAAPAKIFMGDTGSLALGGVIAGMSITTRTEILAVVLGGLFVAEITSVVVQILAFRSTGRRVFRMAPFHHHFELAGWAETTVIIRFWLLTAIACGLGVSMFYGEWFTAVGG, encoded by the coding sequence ATGATAATGATCCTCATCGCTGCCGGAGTCGCGCTGCTGGTCGCGATCCTGCTGACCCCCGTACTGATCCGGGTGTTCACCAAGCAGGGATTCGGGCAGGAGATCCGCGAGGACGGACCGGCCAGCCACCAGAGCAAACGGGGCACCCCGTCGATGGGCGGCGTGGCCATCGTGGCCGGGATCTGGGCGGGCTACCTGGCCGCGGAACTGGCGGGCCTGGTCTTCTACGGCACCGGGCCCACTGCGTCGGGCCTGCTGGTCCTGGGGTTGGCCACCGCGCTGGGCGGCGTCGGCTTCCTCGACGACCTGATCAAGATCCGGCGGTCGCGCAACCTCGGTCTGAACAAGACCGCCAAGACCGTCGGGCAGGTCACCGCGGCCACCCTGTTCGGTCTGCTGGTGCTGTGCTTCCGCAACAGTTCCGGTCTGACCCCGGGCAGCCTGCAACTGTCCTATGTGCGCGACATCGCCACCGTCACACTGCCCGCAGCGGTATTCGTGCTGTTCGTGATCCTGATCGTCAGCGCCTGGTCGAACGCGGTCAACTTCACCGACGGCCTCGACGGCCTGGCAGCCGGATCCATGGCGATGGTCAGCGCCGCCTACGTGCTGATCACCGTGATGCAGCACCGCAACGCCTGCGCGATCGCACCCGGACTGGGCTGCTACAACGTGCGCGATCCGCTGGACCTGGCGCTGATCGCCGCCGCGACCGCCGGCGCCTGCATCGGATTCCTGTGGTGGAACGCCGCGCCGGCGAAGATCTTCATGGGCGACACCGGGTCGCTGGCACTGGGCGGCGTGATCGCCGGCATGTCGATCACCACCCGCACCGAGATCCTCGCGGTGGTGCTCGGCGGGCTCTTCGTCGCCGAGATCACCTCGGTGGTCGTCCAGATCCTGGCGTTCCGCAGCACCGGCCGCCGGGTGTTCCGGATGGCCCCGTTCCATCACCACTTCGAATTGGCCGGCTGGGCTGAGACCACCGTGATCATCCGGTTCTGGCTGCTCACCGCCATTGCCTGCGGATTGGGCGTCTCCATGTTCTACGGCGAGTGGTTCACCGCCGTAGGCGGCTGA